A segment of the Carya illinoinensis cultivar Pawnee chromosome 1, C.illinoinensisPawnee_v1, whole genome shotgun sequence genome:
tgattaaagggttgaactttgaaaatattaaagatgattgattgtcatctttcacatgtgcatgttttatttgaatattttcaaaagtgattgatatttttttagacttatacaaaaagtaaaagattaggtttgaattttttgaaaatgaaagtgtgctcattttgtcatatgccaaaagtaaaagattaggtttgatttttttgaaaaagtgaatgatgttgtctttgacaattgaaaaagaataaccttttatttgaattctttgaaaaagtgaatgatgttgtctttgacaattgaaaaagaagaaccttttatttgaattttttgaaaaagtgaatgatgttgtctttgacatgtgaatctttttaaatttgaatatgaagtctcatatgcctataaatagatcatttgagagcttcacattcacaacaccaagagcatacaacattcattcaaagctttcattctctcttctctaagcattgagcattaatcattgttcattttgagagatatagtttgcgctgtattgttcttatttcactcattgaggagtgttttctgataacctacccactatcagcttttgtatcagaaaaagggtgtgtataacccttgtgcgtgtagaaagtattctacacggggaatagttgaatcatcacgtgtaaggtgattgcaagtgtagagggtgttctacacggatcctttgtagcggtgttgttcaaatgtgtaataggtttctatctccacctaaaggaggttgaatagtgaatttgggaatcctcaaggggtagcttgaggggaggacgtaggcagtggggccgaacctcgttaacatactgagtttgcttctctcttacccttactctttatatttattgttatttcatattttgtttatattttatattatatatttgatttataattgttattttttttaatacaactcaatttaccctccctcttgtgttagtcatctgggcaacattcagaatttataattttctaaaatacatttaatatatatatatatttttaaacgaGTATTGGACTAACGAGTATTGGACTGACTCTAGGGTTATTACTTACAGTACAGCTGAATTGTATTCGGACAAGTTAAAAGTCGTCAAGGCTCTAAAGATTAATGTCGTAAATCTAGGCCCGACCATGTGTAGGCCTGActtctctctttcctctctccCGACATTGCACTTCTTTTTATGGCCCAGTAAACACCTCCTCAAGCCCTACCTGGATTCTCCCAACGTTTTTTGAAACGGTGGGCAATTggtcttaattattataaaagtgttatatttataaattattttttatatataattaaatttataatttaacctATTACATTAAACgagtttatatttgttaaatatCGAAGCATTTCTTTAGAAAGTATCgagctatttttatttatatgagaGCGACAACATTAAACCCCTTACAATATCCTATGATTCATAAATTTTAACGTTGGAATGATGAATAACCAACCCAAACTGGAAATTTTAGGAAACATCAAACGTTGAATATGTATGGGAATCGATGGCGTTTAGCAACATATCTCTGTAATAATGGAGGAGCAGCATAAATATATAGAGGACCAAGCTGAAGTGTCGCTTTCAAACTTTCCAAACCCGATGTCTAAGAAACAGGTGAAATGGTTGCTTCCTGCCATGGTTTTTCCGTACATCTCCCTACTatagctattttattttaaactggGGTGGGTGGGTCCGCTTCTTGACAGAAGCTCCATCCCTCCCCCGGGGGCACTCTTGTTGTATTTACGCATTCTTGTTTGGTAGTAATCGGTTCGGTTTTATTAGAAACGaatatattgattttgaaattaatcgattaaattttagatatattttaaaattgaatggATATTAGGACGGTATATCAATGGGTTTGGCATCGGCTCGGCACCAAATCGAGACACTACCAATGCCTGCCATGAGCCAACACTAACAATCGAAATTGTGggtttggaaagaaaaattgattATATCAATCTCGACATGTGTAGGTGTACGTGGTTTTTGATTTATCAttagtattttttgaaggaggaGAAACTGAAGAAGAAGACATACGCATCATGCCATTGTTTgtcaagagaaaaaaataaaattatagagagcaaatgaaaaaagaagatgACATGAGAGGGAAGAAGAGGGGTGGggagttattaatttattttgaaattgcGCCCTccgttttattatatatatttttttaacttttaagccTTAAAAGGATACAATTTCACTCATTTAAGTGAAACGatgttgtttttatatatataaaagaaaaaatatatatataaaccggtcaATTGGTTCAACAATTTTTTGAATAGAAGAATTGAAATCAAACCGACCAACGTCGGTTCCTATATATTTCACTCAACTACTGATCGGTTCTTCATCGGTATCGACCGGTTCCAACGTCCGGCAGTTGGTTTCCATCGATAAAGGTTGGTTTAATGATTTACTGTACACCCATAGTTTTCAATACACGATggtaagcaatttttttttaaatggatttttaagataaatataaataattcaacataaGTTTTTCGAACAAGTGATGTTTTtacttaatattaaaataaatatattgaatttaaaatcaatatatttcatttaattaaatacttTATACATTCGGCTCACTTATTAAGAAGCAATCTGGTCACATGATGTGAAGTAAAGTgtaaagataaatataaataattaaatttatatttttttaccgatttaaaattttagaacatgtggtgattttataatattttctttttatatacaatttttattttattttaatcctcTGTCAAGCAAGCAAACCACATTTAAATCCCACGTTGATTGAGAAATATTGAAAGATTTTCATCTTCAATCAGACTATGAAATCCAATGAAACATATATATGATGAGTCGTCCGTCGTCGCAACTCAATGTGCGTGATAAATGTTATCGAACCCAAAATCCAGCAATAGCCGAGACAGTAGGGTAGGCCAGCAATTGCAGAGGAAAGAACATGCAGCCTCATTTATTAATGGAACCCACCCAAGCTTGTTCCTGGTTTAATTAATTACCACGAAAGAACACAGTATATTCTTTCTCACTTTTTcttcaaacacaaaaataaataagtaaaacaaCAACAGGAACAAAACAGTGGGGGTTCCAtcgtccatgcatgcatgggccCAGCCACCACTCCATCCGCTTgccttcaaaaattaaaaaggtcATCGTACACATGCAACATGTTAGGGTGGGAAGAAAGAAAGCCAATAATGGCGGGTTGGGTTTGAAGCCTTGACTCAGATGTCCGTCTAGTACATGACAGCACCCTATATTTCGCCCACACGTACGAATCCGCACGAGTGTCTTGTTGTGTCATGATTCGTCTCAAAGAGCAACCCCcccacctagctagctagctgtacaAACCATGTTTACCCCTCCATCCCCTACAGCTTTCAGCTTACTTAATTTCCGTATATTTTCATTCTGCACTTTCAAACTCTTTTGTTTCTCTCGCATTTTTAAATGATCATGTATGAGAAACACTGGGTGTGAAGGAAGAGGCTAATAAAAGCACTTTCGAGCTAGCTGACTAACgttaataattatttgactcgTTCATGAATTCCGAGCTAGTCAAGTGATCCCACTTGGGTACGTAGAATTTGAAATTCTGAGACTGCCCTTTTTAAAAACTCTCGTgacaaaaaaaagtgaaatagtCAGCTCAGTACCAAACCCCTTTGGAACCCATGGACCGGCTAATATATACTTATGTTTCTTGGTATGAATTATGTAAAGTGAAAAGAGAGCCTCATGAAAATCGACATGTGTAAaagattttatattaatatttaggaGCATATATAATCATTATGTCAAGATAATCAATTAACCTCCTAAACATGGCTTGACCATGAGAGAATTGATCTAATGATGTTGTCATGTCGATTTCATATAAGATCATTAGATTTTAGGACAATTTTAAGCGgacacaaataattaaaaaaggtCAATCACCCTGATGGAAGCCCAACACGCCTAAAAAGTAAAGACAACCCTATGATCGGCCAGTACTCCCCCGTTTATCGCACGTACGTATACGTACGTACTTGCATGGGTAAACCCCGCGACGACGTAATACAATTAACCCTTTGGtccatataaaaagaaaagaagatatttattaacatgctatatatattttcaaagtaGAATTGAATTCCTAGCAAAAAATCATGTGATAGATCAATATCACTCATGAGATTATAGGTTAAATATTGAGTCACTCCAATCGCTTGTGGATTCGCAGGTTGATCCAAATAATTGAGCCAAATTATATCAACTACATTTTTGGAAGAATGTGCACAATGTATATTTGTAGGCACCACCATCCAAATGGCAATTTCGTAACTATACAGAGAGTATAGTATGTACCTTGCTCGACCTGTATTTCATTGGCAAGGCCATGCATCACAATCACACGGAATAGGAGGTCCAGCTCCACCCCACCCCACCCTTTGGCCACACAATAAaacaaaactctctctctctctctctctctctctctctctcatctttttGGTATGGTATGTGTCTTTGACTTGGACTTGCTCACTCACAGAGTCACACGCTCACACGCAAAATCTACAATAATAGCATCACTCTCTTTCAAAATGCAACCTCTCTTTCTCACACCTGAGCCATATTTATTGTTCTTCATCAGTGCCTGTCGCTAACTTGACCGGCTCCAGCTCGGCGATGGGCGTACTGCGCCACCGCCACCACTACCGCTGTCGTGTTCTGCAAATTCTCGCAGCCTTAACATTTATCTTTCTTGCTTCTGCCACAgccatctctctctcctttctcggTAAGCACACAAACCCCACCAAACCCTTATCTACATTCTCAACACAGTGACTAATTCTTCCCCCTTTTTGACAGGTAGTGAAGGACCGGGTCTGCCGGGAACCGGAGAGAGACATAAAGAAGGATCGGGGGCAGTATTTGAGCGGTTTGGACCTAGTCGGAGAGCTCTGGGTTTGGGGTCTTCGCCGCCCACATGCAGATCCAAGTGCGGGATGTGCTTGCCATGTAAACCCGTTCACGTGCCCATTCATCCTGGTCTGAGCACTCCGCTAGAGTACTACCCAGAAGCATGGCGATGCCAGTGCAGGAATAAGCTCTTTATGCCTTAAAAGAAAGCAGCAGCAAAACCAGAGTGAAAAACACAGTGCAGATAAACGAGTAGATATCaattttagtattaatttttaagtttttaactgTCTTGGTCATGGGCTGCCAGCATTGGTGGTTCTTTTTTAGGTTTATCTTATTGTTGCCGTTATTATTACCGAGTTTTGCTCTCCTGTAAGGGACAAGTGGGATCGTTGGGAATGCAAGAATTTAGGTGATATTATCGAGAGGGAaccttccatctctctctctctctgttagtTTAATTATGAtgatatttttggtttttttctgGGGGCCTTGCATTTGATGCGAGTTAATTGTGAGACAAAATGGAAGTTAAAGGTGTAATTAATATAACAATCTTCTTAAAATGGGTTTTTGCATACCGACTTATTCTCTCTAGACTCTACTCTTCTTGTACGTGTCAAGCTTTAGTTCAAGGTGCCGTTGCCGCTAGGTTTGCCTCAGGAGAAGATCGAAAGAGTCTAAAAAGAGCTGGTTTTACGTCCAGGTTTGAAGATCCatatattacataaatattaaagaagTTTGTGTTAGATAATTAATGAGTAGCTACCACTAGCTAGCCTATACTGTGTGATATTTTAAGCACCTAAGATTTTTATCCTTAGGATTACTTAGTATGGGGTACATTATTGCACTCTCCCTCTGCATTCTGCACATTGAGTAGTAAATGGATAATAGTCCATCTGTGGCACGGATATGGGCAATTTCAGGGTATGTAAATGGGGTGGATTCAGAGGAGATgatatttcttataataaaaaggAATCACTCTTATCCATGTGAATCCAACATGGGTTTCCATTCTATTGTATGAGCATCGTAGGCAACTATTGAGAAAGAGCATCAAGGTAGGGAAAACAAGGACATGGCATTTGTTTGTTTCGTTGTTCTTCTGCGTCCTGATAACTGGCTTTCCTACCGTACCTTTAcccccacctttttttttctttcttttctttctataCGATCTCTTTCGCTGTTTAGAGATACGACAGCATTCATATCTCTGCGgacatcaaattttttttctttttattctctctctctctctctccattctaCCTCAAAAGTCTCATCCTGGCTTATTTCCATCTTTACCCCCTTTTTAATCTTCCTTATGTCTGAGCCACTAACTGCACCTAAAAGAAGACTGGAAGAATGTAAATAGTCAAACCCGTTCAATGCGTTCATTGCATTATCGACCCTTGGTAGCCAAACTCAGTTTTGCTTTTGACCTTAATGCATAGATTGATGCCAGTTAAAAACTTCAAATTCCTTGCAGCACAATAAACGTACTGAACTCTGaagactttttcttttcttttcttttcttttttcaaaaaactggTGTCCTTGCGATCAACCcaacacgaaaaaaaaaatcgtcgaAATGGCGAAGTTTAGAAGAAAATGCCTTGTAGTCAGTGCAAGCCACAGCCTCAGCAAActcctctttttttattttttggcgaGAACCAGCAAACTCTTTGATCTAAAAGGAGTAGCTCTATTTTTCtctcaatttgaaaaagaacaTTAACAGCTCATACGTTCGTTGATAAACAGTACTGCATTGTTGGACCAATTTATGGTAGCCCAACAATGCAATTTTTAGTTAGCACTGGCGTTACGTTTTCTCTTGACGATCGTATAGTTGCTCTCCACACCAATTCCATGAAACTTAACTGTAGTAGATGAGCTCCTACTGTTGCTGTCTTTTACGCCAAATCTGTATCCGTGGCAGTGCCTATATGTGTTAGGGGAAAAAAGAACACTGTATGAAGAATAGTCCTATGGGCAGACCCTCCCTCTAAACGGCCACCAAATACCCTCAACAagttagagagaaagagagttctAAAAATCCACTTCCCGAAgaccccacaaaaaaaaatgacagaTACGGTGTGGCATGTTGCTCAGCTGTCCCTTCACGAGGCAGCCTgacattttattattaatctCTAACCATTTCTGCCTTaaccaataattatttttatttttctaaaaaagtgtaaaattcTGAATTAGGTGAGACAACTTAACAATTAAGGCAGAGAAGGGTGAATCGgtggccccaaaaacatatataattaaagattaatgttacgtatatttatttttatatatatttttatatattttactattgaattaattttttaatatataattaatcacatcacttacatacataaaataatatataaaaataattatacataaaattttttataattaaaaacacacaaGTATAGTCAGCTCGCCCATTCCCCCACACATGACCACCTCACTTTGAttttcagaaaagaaaagataggtgTAAGATGATTTGTTAGGAAGCGATATTTGATTTGACAGTGTTGTTGGTTCTGCCTGTGATCTAGGTGGTACAGATTTTAGATCTATTTaagacctctctctctttcatctTATCAAACTGTTGGGAGTGCTCTCTTGTCAGTCATTCATACGCTCTGATCCTAATTATTCCACCAACTTTTCTGTGCGATTAGAATTCAGTAAGAAAACAGTGGCTTAAGATAAATGATCAGTGATCAGCAGCCAGCTGAAAAGGAACGACGAACAGAACAAACTAAAAGGGTGGGCCTCTCACTCTACTTGTAAAATTGTAACTCGACCATTCGTATACTTGAGTTGGTGTACAGATCAGCATGGTATTTCGAGCGTCGTAGCCCCTGCTCCTCTAGATCTGCTTCAACATGCACGCTTTAGGTAATTTTGTTTTTGAGTGAAGTTTATATTTTGAACCTTTGGCTAAACAATATTCTAAAATCTGACGATTTAGGTAATTTCCAAATTGATTTTGCGATTGTTATGTATGCTTAATTGGGGTTCATTCCcattcataatatcatcaatcatataGCTCAACCACacatttaataatcttttcacTGATATATATCCAATTTAATACTACAGTAACAATCGTTGtcaggaaaaaaacaaaaatctacaAGAACAATCCTTTCGATGGATATATAGAGTAGGCTGGTCTTTTAAAAGATGGTGATTGGTGCTTTAGAAAGCAGAGATAAAGCATGTGGTAGTGGTTATGGGTGCATGGCTGGGTTTCACACTTCCACACAAATTAAGGAGCATTATTTGTTGTATtaatacacaatatttgacaGGAAATTAGGTGTTGTAGTTTGTAGAaattgagaaattttatttataatctcTATACCTGTACAGAccctttattaaatgaaaaaaaatattttaataattttaataattttaaaattataattttgaaatgtATGATACCTGTTTAAGAATCTGAACATGTTACGTACACAGCTCAACGCGTTATCGGAGGAGCTAAGTACGTACGTAAAGATGGGACATAAAAGATCAATCAAGGACGGCAAAATCTTAAAAAGTGATATAGGCTGCTACAAAGTATAAACTgcgagaaaaagaaaaagatgcagTAAATTATTTCAACACGGATGGTAAGAACAGATGGCCCTGCAAAACCACACCGATTCGCTGCAGTATATGGCAAaaacttgaattattttattttaacttattttatataattattataatttttatactaaatataataatcagtttaatttttttaaattttaaaataaaattaatattaaaaaattatattataataatattttatttaactttcaacaaaacatctcatttcatctcatctatattGGATAATCAAACGAGACCTAACTTGCcgatttagatagtgagttgagataagttaggataaaagaataaaatattattaaaatattaatttttaatattattattttaaaatttaaaaaaattaaattatttattatattttatattgaaagttaaaaaatttgtgataattaaatgaaatgaattgatatgaatTTAGTAACCAAACGCAGTTAAAGAttccaaaaatataataaaaaatacatttagacttgctacaatatttttcatatttgcaaagaaaattaatttactTAGCTCATATTTTGGATGAAAACTATTTGACTAATTCAATGTGAAGTAAATGTAGAtgatatttgttaaatttaaaaataaaaagacatttGACTAATCCAATACCAATGCTCATATTATCAGTGTGAGAGCATTAGCAATtagattgaaaataaataatatttatctattccaCTCGAAATCTAATTCCACTATATCTATctaaattctatataattatcagtattatttattttcaacttcacttttacctttttagaatttttttcgTCGTATTTTAAAgatctatttatattttttaatcaaataaaatatatcttgttttaaatataacaatttattaCGCGGACTTACTcggtaattttataataaatagcaAAACATTTATATCgtttattctaattaaattagtattttttttcgtATATTTCCGAATAAAGTCTGCACATATCTTACGCCTACTTGAATTAAAGCAAGATGgagaaataaatgaagaaattgTAGAAGTCTGGATCAATTTTGTGAGAGGAATGAGAAAAATcaggatgaaaaaaaaaaaaaattattgtacggggagagagaaaataacCTTAAAAAGTGGATCATCACCACTGTGGATGCAAGCTACCGTTCATCTGCATATATGTTGAGCTACTGTAGTTAAAACCACGTATGGctattatatacttaattcaATGCAGATCACTTTTGGGCTTAGATCATCCAAAAAGTTAGCCTTTTAGAATAAATGCCTACACACCGACACCATAGAAGGTAATATGCCATTTTTCAGTGTCGTGAACAGCAACAAAGATAAAAAATGgtagaaaatataaattaacattTTCCCATAAATATTTCAGCCAAGACCTATTCAATGACTTGAACAAAGGAAAATGCCATTCATACCAACAGAATAGACCGATGAAGTAGACtgatgtttctttttttcttctttaataattaagaaagtgattattattaaacatgtattttttttaaaaaaatatatatcacaaATGCAGTGATCGGTCCGTTTTATTGGTTGGCTAATTTATCAGTTTAGGTAGCAGCATCCTTGAACAAATGCAAAATCAGCCAAGATTTACTGAACAAGGCAAGCGCATTTTCCATGTAAAAGTAGACCCGGCTATAGTTTCTAATGCAAAATACAGCTATAAACCGAACCCAATTACGGAATCTCACGAGTTGCTGAGCATGTTCATGATCTAATATTAAGCTATAAAACTAATTTAGTATTTGCCTTT
Coding sequences within it:
- the LOC122278193 gene encoding EPIDERMAL PATTERNING FACTOR-like protein 4: MGVLRHRHHYRCRVLQILAALTFIFLASATAISLSFLGSEGPGLPGTGERHKEGSGAVFERFGPSRRALGLGSSPPTCRSKCGMCLPCKPVHVPIHPGLSTPLEYYPEAWRCQCRNKLFMP